A single window of Helicobacter macacae MIT 99-5501 DNA harbors:
- a CDS encoding translocation/assembly module TamB domain-containing protein, with protein sequence MALRILKWFAGIVVGLLLLVYVLVFSPIGNFIFKPVVQSQIDKYSPVPLTLSTFSVGLTGLDIVIKNEPKLEITLKGDYNLFTLNIDTALNINASDISLFDEVAGMPLSGAFVLEASAKGKVFGALSAEAHSNIAKSKTDIKVELQNLNPLKIYADIVHLELAEVLAMIGQKPYIEGVLSLDADIVGNENMEFSGKNILEIKQGDFSQRLIAKDFGIQVPKTTFTIRQESIFDKKDIKQDFVFDSNVGKITLSSTSNIESFDTKGVYSIVLSDISAFTPLLGMKVRGALRTEGSIEGGLENILIAGKTDIADSASTYSANIVKSALAKVRFDTQNLRIEKLLYMIYQPQYISASVGGKAEAWDFDKGISTQANFSLKGVTSNPVIKKEFDLDMPNTPFNANLSAKLDKGVGNANLIFDSNLARLNVPNIAIDLHKGAYSSPYSAILPDLKKLKFATKIELVGKFEANGDFALSENLKATFHTKSLGGNVDAELNGDNFNAKIKEVDLDSVLSMAQIQKVFSSKVNGDLVYNTASEKGTLKARLDNGRFLKNQLTDALKQYAKFDATGLVFNNISLNSDINKMVLNSALNMQSGDFSLSGQNIITDLEKSTINAKLKTTLKKDTLGIKLSGNLTSPKVELDLGELLKSRLGNEVQKSVGKEIEKALDKHIDEGAKKEIGNTLKKLFR encoded by the coding sequence ATGGCGTTGCGTATTTTGAAATGGTTTGCAGGTATCGTAGTGGGGCTGTTGCTACTTGTGTATGTGCTAGTGTTTAGCCCTATTGGTAATTTTATCTTTAAGCCTGTGGTGCAATCCCAAATAGACAAATACTCGCCCGTTCCACTCACGCTTAGCACCTTTAGCGTAGGGCTTACAGGGCTAGATATTGTAATCAAAAACGAGCCAAAGCTAGAGATTACGCTAAAGGGGGATTATAATCTTTTCACGCTAAATATTGACACTGCACTAAATATAAATGCTAGTGATATTTCGCTATTTGATGAAGTAGCTGGAATGCCTCTAAGTGGTGCTTTTGTGCTTGAAGCAAGCGCAAAAGGCAAGGTATTTGGTGCGCTAAGCGCAGAGGCCCATAGCAATATCGCCAAATCCAAAACCGACATAAAAGTAGAACTCCAAAATCTAAACCCACTAAAAATCTATGCCGACATAGTCCACCTAGAGCTAGCAGAAGTGCTAGCAATGATAGGTCAAAAGCCTTATATTGAGGGTGTGCTAAGTCTTGATGCGGACATAGTAGGCAACGAAAATATGGAATTTAGCGGGAAAAATATCTTAGAGATAAAGCAGGGGGATTTTAGCCAACGGCTTATCGCTAAAGATTTTGGTATCCAAGTCCCAAAAACCACATTTACCATACGCCAAGAAAGCATATTTGACAAAAAAGACATTAAGCAAGATTTTGTATTTGACTCAAATGTCGGCAAAATCACACTTAGCTCGACTTCAAACATAGAATCATTTGACACAAAAGGTGTGTATAGCATAGTTTTAAGCGATATTAGCGCGTTTACGCCATTGCTAGGAATGAAAGTGCGTGGTGCGCTTCGCACAGAGGGAAGCATAGAGGGAGGGCTAGAAAACATACTTATCGCGGGCAAAACTGATATAGCTGATTCTGCTAGCACTTATAGCGCAAACATTGTCAAATCCGCACTTGCAAAAGTGAGGTTTGATACACAAAATTTGCGCATAGAAAAGCTACTTTATATGATATATCAACCCCAATACATTTCTGCTAGCGTGGGTGGCAAGGCTGAAGCGTGGGATTTTGACAAAGGTATAAGCACGCAAGCAAACTTCTCCCTAAAGGGCGTAACCTCAAATCCCGTAATCAAAAAAGAATTTGACTTAGATATGCCAAATACACCTTTTAACGCGAATCTAAGTGCCAAACTAGACAAAGGTGTGGGCAATGCAAATCTTATCTTTGACTCAAATCTAGCAAGGCTAAATGTGCCAAATATCGCTATTGACTTACATAAAGGAGCTTACTCCTCGCCATATAGCGCGATTTTGCCAGATTTAAAAAAGCTAAAATTTGCAACCAAAATCGAGCTTGTGGGGAAATTTGAAGCGAATGGGGATTTTGCTCTAAGTGAGAATCTAAAAGCGACTTTTCATACCAAAAGTCTTGGCGGAAATGTCGATGCGGAGCTAAATGGCGATAATTTCAATGCAAAGATAAAAGAGGTGGATTTGGACTCTGTGCTAAGTATGGCTCAAATCCAAAAGGTGTTTAGCTCTAAGGTAAATGGCGACTTGGTGTATAACACTGCGAGCGAAAAAGGCACGCTAAAAGCTAGGCTTGATAATGGTAGGTTTTTGAAAAATCAGCTAACAGACGCACTCAAGCAATATGCCAAATTTGACGCCACAGGGCTAGTATTTAACAACATAAGTCTAAATAGTGATATAAACAAAATGGTGCTAAACTCCGCGCTAAATATGCAAAGCGGGGATTTTAGCCTAAGTGGGCAAAATATCATAACAGACTTGGAAAAAAGCACGATAAATGCTAAGCTAAAAACCACGCTAAAAAAAGACACACTAGGCATAAAGCTAAGTGGGAATCTCACTTCCCCCAAAGTCGAGCTAGACTTGGGCGAACTGCTAAAGTCTAGACTTGGCAATGAAGTGCAAAAAAGCGTAGGCAAAGAGATAGAAAAAGCACTTGATAAGCACATAGATGAGGGGGCAAAAAAAGAAATCGGCAACACGCTTAAAAAACTTTTTAGATAG
- a CDS encoding TonB-dependent receptor, translating into MKNMQKSIQKAFLLANAMGVLATQGIFASQIASGIALADNERERESSSRTIPTKSWQVDSSKSSNSKNIDSNATKSKQQNKNIAKLALVESTQDFDSPTTQATQTTKRYDKPQKDASQTITERDLGRIVAYGSPDVKSSSTAKYQSNAGVISKSMIQTHPSGNGDIGSILRLLPNVQFDNAQNRSTAQGEIDPANISISGGLYYQNNFQIDGLNINNDLDPHGEVNNNINTLRGGQNQGFAIDTSLLEGIVVQDSNISAAYGRFSGGVIEATVRKPRRNAGEINGWRANISYQFTSSDLTEYHLDKSSEEYFYASASEAYQPNFHKHIIRASTEGYITDKVGLVASFNTTQSFIPLKSYPQTTAANTAYIGTEVGGTRQQKRQSYNFYAKMNYDITENLTLEAYLGYMPQTNTYFTNNAKDSFYQMDSGGIQSGLKASLQTPIGFWLNSLGYTRIENSRRSDKNYYISWYGSSIHNWAYTNVTTGNSGRAIEGGYGDLDTLQDTLSLKSDFTFNSLSWGIFDNVFRIGTEINYQKVQRNRLEDVYFTSGLPLNTNTNTCYKDQFGIGQDFCSSGDTFTTGTTQANANWSGQYFNALQVYQAGKTSLDSVSYGIFAEDDMKLDLNFERVKIGELNARIGVRLDGDDYMSKHTIAPRFSLGYITPIAKSYQTTLTFGANRYYGRNLFSYRLYDNEQNLRKNYTRTSSNQPFVESNTTNNSTYKFNKLKVPYDDELMGAISQNLNYAQIAFKYIYRQGRDEIMRRSRTNSNGLPSLEGYSNNYTIWTNDGSSQSHIFSLSVKNIKPISTYGVAHNYLFAFDYTRTSRTYNLLSADEAYYNDTLIKYNGEIINYRDRPVENWARPFTLRLDTTHAFKIAKTKWVWNNFFRFRAGYDRMVILTRTDPRYDSSFLGSQYGKMRFPNAFSWDMRLGFELDMYNGQTLYMNVDIFNVLNSKIKSTIANTAYAGSTSSGAFASSSAVAVYEVGRQFWLQLGYKF; encoded by the coding sequence ATGAAAAATATGCAAAAAAGTATTCAAAAGGCGTTTTTACTTGCAAATGCGATGGGTGTGCTTGCTACGCAAGGGATATTTGCTAGTCAAATCGCTAGTGGGATTGCACTCGCTGATAACGAGAGAGAGAGAGAGAGTAGCTCACGCACAATCCCTACGAAGTCTTGGCAAGTGGATTCTAGCAAATCTAGCAATTCTAAAAATATTGATTCTAACGCCACAAAATCTAAGCAACAAAACAAAAACATTGCCAAGCTAGCTTTAGTAGAATCTACCCAAGATTTTGATAGCCCTACTACGCAAGCTACACAGACTACAAAACGATATGACAAACCCCAAAAAGACGCTTCACAGACTATCACCGAGAGAGATTTGGGACGCATAGTCGCTTATGGCTCGCCCGATGTGAAATCTAGCTCAACTGCAAAATACCAAAGCAATGCTGGGGTAATCTCAAAATCAATGATACAAACCCACCCAAGTGGCAATGGCGATATAGGCTCGATTTTGCGCTTGCTACCAAATGTGCAATTTGACAATGCCCAAAATCGCTCTACCGCGCAGGGCGAAATCGACCCTGCAAATATCAGCATTTCAGGTGGGCTTTATTATCAAAACAATTTCCAAATTGATGGACTAAATATCAACAACGACTTAGACCCACACGGCGAAGTAAATAACAACATAAACACCTTGCGAGGTGGGCAAAATCAAGGCTTTGCCATAGATACAAGCCTGCTAGAGGGTATTGTCGTGCAAGATAGCAATATCAGTGCGGCTTATGGGAGATTTAGCGGTGGTGTGATAGAAGCCACCGTGCGCAAACCACGCAGAAATGCGGGTGAAATAAATGGCTGGAGGGCAAATATAAGCTATCAATTTACCTCAAGCGATTTGACAGAGTATCATCTAGATAAATCAAGTGAGGAGTATTTCTATGCTAGCGCAAGTGAAGCCTATCAGCCAAACTTTCACAAGCATATTATCCGTGCTAGCACAGAGGGCTATATCACGGACAAAGTCGGGCTAGTGGCTAGCTTTAATACCACGCAGAGCTTTATCCCGCTAAAATCCTATCCACAAACAACTGCGGCAAATACGGCATACATAGGCACAGAAGTGGGAGGCACAAGGCAGCAAAAGCGTCAAAGCTATAATTTCTATGCTAAGATGAACTATGACATTACAGAAAATCTAACGCTTGAAGCATATCTAGGCTATATGCCTCAAACAAACACCTACTTCACAAATAACGCCAAAGACAGCTTCTACCAAATGGATTCTGGCGGAATCCAAAGCGGGCTAAAGGCAAGTCTGCAAACTCCTATTGGATTTTGGCTAAACTCGCTAGGCTACACACGCATAGAAAACTCTCGCCGAAGCGATAAAAACTACTATATAAGCTGGTATGGCTCAAGTATTCATAATTGGGCTTATACCAATGTCACCACAGGCAATTCAGGTAGGGCTATTGAGGGGGGATATGGCGATTTGGATACACTGCAAGATACACTTAGCCTAAAGAGTGATTTTACTTTCAATTCTTTGTCGTGGGGAATCTTTGATAATGTATTTCGCATAGGCACAGAAATCAATTACCAAAAGGTGCAAAGAAATCGGCTAGAAGATGTGTATTTCACTTCTGGGCTACCACTAAACACAAATACAAACACCTGCTACAAAGACCAATTTGGAATAGGGCAGGATTTTTGCTCGTCTGGCGATACATTTACCACAGGGACGACACAAGCAAATGCAAATTGGAGTGGGCAATACTTCAATGCCCTGCAAGTATATCAAGCAGGCAAAACAAGCCTAGATTCCGTGTCTTATGGGATTTTTGCAGAAGATGATATGAAGCTAGATTTGAACTTTGAGCGAGTGAAAATAGGCGAACTAAATGCCAGAATCGGTGTAAGACTTGATGGCGATGACTATATGAGTAAGCATACGATTGCTCCTAGATTTTCACTAGGATATATAACGCCCATTGCGAAATCCTACCAAACTACACTTACTTTTGGGGCAAATCGCTACTATGGGCGCAATCTTTTTTCATATAGGCTTTATGACAATGAACAAAACTTGCGAAAAAACTACACAAGGACTTCCTCAAATCAACCGTTTGTAGAATCTAACACAACAAATAATTCTACTTACAAATTTAACAAACTAAAAGTCCCTTATGATGATGAGCTAATGGGCGCAATAAGCCAAAATCTAAATTATGCTCAAATCGCGTTTAAATACATTTATAGGCAAGGTAGAGATGAGATAATGCGCCGCTCTAGGACAAATAGCAATGGTTTGCCAAGCTTAGAGGGCTACTCAAATAATTACACGATTTGGACAAATGATGGCAGTAGCCAAAGCCATATCTTTAGCCTAAGTGTAAAAAACATAAAACCTATATCGACTTATGGTGTGGCACATAACTATCTCTTTGCCTTTGACTACACTCGCACAAGTCGCACTTACAACCTACTAAGTGCAGATGAAGCCTACTACAATGATACACTTATCAAATACAATGGAGAGATTATCAACTATCGCGATAGACCTGTGGAAAATTGGGCGCGCCCTTTTACCCTGCGACTTGATACCACACACGCTTTTAAAATCGCTAAAACAAAGTGGGTGTGGAATAACTTTTTTAGATTTCGCGCGGGCTATGACAGAATGGTGATACTCACAAGGACTGACCCACGCTATGATTCTAGCTTTTTGGGCTCTCAATATGGAAAAATGCGTTTTCCAAATGCTTTTAGCTGGGATATGAGATTGGGATTTGAGCTAGATATGTATAATGGGCAAACACTATATATGAATGTAGATATTTTTAATGTCTTAAATAGCAAAATCAAATCAACTATTGCCAATACTGCTTATGCTGGCAGCACTTCAAGTGGGGCTTTTGCTTCCTCAAGTGCTGTGGCAGTCTATGAGGTGGGGAGGCAGTTTTGGCTACAATTGGGATATAAATTTTAG
- the gltB gene encoding glutamate synthase large subunit, translating to MSKQAHLQIPKQIPKIPPKPLDKISHASNSLQTPSQHTTHTTNHICQNPLDSNHIGLYEPRFEHDACGIGAVANIRGIRSHKVITNALQILLQLEHRGGTSADDTSGDGAGILLQLPHEFFTSQNLSFALPDEGDYAVAQVFLSPNVEAKEEGKALIAQTLQEKGLEVLGFRFVPVNPSAIGQVARDAMPYFLQVFVARPKDIAQGIDFERKLYIARRAIEKKAYAQNLARFYICSFSSRTIVYKGMLISTQLSDFYLDLKDVNMKSAIALVHSRFSTNTFPSWERAHPNRYMVHNGEINTIKGNVDSMRAREGLCKSDYFDDLSEVFPIIAKPSSDSAMFDNTLEFLSLNGRSLEEAFMMMIPEPWSKNHNMDPRKRAFYEYHSTLMEPWDGPASIIFTDGIIMGASLDRNGFRPSRYYLTKDDFLILASETGTLNIDEANIKAKKRLEPGKLLLVDTARGRLVSDSELKDQYANAKPYTKWLENLIKIEKLESSKHKHEFMSKEKVLLLQSAFGWSYEEVKTSILPMAQQGKESLAAMGIDTPLAVLDSTPQNLFKYFKQLFAQVTNPPLDAIREEIVTSQRIYLGREGNLLKPNETNCKRVKLTSPIISNEELHKIQNLKGFSVKTLSIVFDYTKQTLQDALDSLFADALESIEKGASIIILSDKGIDKNLCAIPSLLAVSGLHNFLVRKNRRTHASLIIESGEPREIHHLACLLGFGATAINPYLIYECLYQLILQKELEIPYEKALANYIKAASKGIVKIASKMGISTMQSYNGAQIFECIGIGSQVIERYFTSTPSKIEGIGLEDIEADYLCVHKAAFSAPQINALQSKGAHKWRAGYSNEASTANTHSASTHSCDKEEHLLDPMAIFRLQEACRRGSYELFKEYTSIIDSKLVNLRDALELDFSEAISLDEVESIDSIIKRFKTGAMSYGSISKEAHECLAIAMNRLGARSNSGEGGENAERYKKEPNGDSKSSAIKQVASGRFGVNIEYLANAKEIQIKVAQGAKPGEGGQLPGFKVYPWIARARHSTPGVALISPPPHHDIYSIEDLAQLIYDLKNANPHANISVKLVAESGIGTVAAGVAKAGANIILVSGYDGGTGASPKTSIANAGMPWELGLAETHQTLILNGLRERVRLETDGKLLSGRDLAIATLLGAEEYGFATAPLIVMGCTMMRVCHLNTCPFGIATQDKLLRERFAGKVEDVMNFMRFIAEELREYMARLGFRTIDEMVGRVDKLRQKKLSGKASKINLDRMIKNLPTYNQTATYCKDFKDNKLEKTLDSTILLPLCKKALQEERKTNLALEVSNLSRTFGAMLSYEITKIYGAKGLKEDTIHIKAIGSAGNSFGAFLNYGVKLEIIGDANDYLGKGLSGGKIIARISEESSLSPEENIIVGNACLYGATAGEVYLDGIAGERFCVRNSGVSAVVLGMGVHGCEYMTGGRVLCLGDVGENFAAGMSGGYAFVLGQHNIPRVNAELVDIKELSKEDEREIKQMLQTHIDYTGSKKAKEVLGRFNKNDFFKILPRDYEVALRALQSCKNEPNPELAAFEKITKASKK from the coding sequence ATGAGCAAACAAGCACATTTGCAAATCCCCAAGCAAATCCCAAAAATCCCCCCAAAGCCTTTAGACAAAATCTCACACGCTTCAAATTCACTACAAACCCCATCACAGCATACTACCCACACCACAAATCACATTTGCCAAAATCCACTAGATTCTAACCATATCGGGCTATATGAGCCACGATTTGAGCACGATGCGTGCGGAATCGGCGCGGTGGCAAATATCCGTGGTATCCGCTCACACAAAGTCATCACAAACGCCCTCCAAATCCTGCTTCAGCTTGAGCACAGAGGCGGGACAAGTGCAGATGACACTTCAGGCGATGGTGCGGGGATTTTGCTTCAGCTTCCACACGAGTTTTTTACCTCTCAAAATCTAAGTTTTGCCCTCCCAGATGAGGGGGACTATGCCGTAGCGCAAGTATTTCTCTCTCCAAATGTCGAGGCAAAAGAGGAGGGCAAAGCCCTCATAGCCCAAACCCTGCAAGAAAAGGGCTTAGAAGTGTTAGGATTTCGTTTTGTCCCTGTAAATCCAAGCGCAATAGGGCAAGTAGCAAGAGATGCGATGCCCTACTTCCTCCAAGTCTTTGTCGCTCGTCCAAAAGACATTGCTCAAGGGATAGATTTTGAGCGCAAACTCTATATAGCAAGGCGAGCGATTGAGAAAAAGGCTTATGCCCAAAATCTAGCTAGGTTTTATATCTGCTCTTTTTCATCACGGACTATCGTGTATAAAGGAATGCTTATCTCCACACAGCTAAGTGATTTTTATCTAGACCTAAAAGATGTCAATATGAAGTCTGCTATCGCCCTAGTGCATTCGCGCTTTAGCACCAATACCTTTCCTAGCTGGGAGCGCGCCCACCCCAATCGCTATATGGTGCATAATGGCGAGATAAACACCATAAAGGGCAATGTAGATTCTATGCGAGCGCGTGAGGGGCTGTGCAAAAGTGATTATTTTGATGATTTAAGCGAGGTGTTTCCTATCATTGCTAAGCCCTCAAGTGATTCTGCGATGTTTGATAATACTTTAGAGTTTTTAAGCCTAAATGGACGAAGCCTAGAAGAAGCATTTATGATGATGATACCCGAGCCGTGGAGCAAAAATCACAATATGGACCCGCGCAAAAGGGCGTTTTATGAGTATCACTCCACGCTTATGGAGCCCTGGGATGGACCTGCTTCTATCATATTTACCGATGGGATTATTATGGGAGCGAGCTTGGATAGAAATGGATTTCGCCCATCGCGCTACTACCTCACAAAAGATGATTTTTTGATTTTGGCTAGCGAAACAGGCACACTAAACATAGATGAAGCAAACATAAAAGCAAAAAAGCGACTAGAACCGGGCAAGCTACTTCTAGTGGATACTGCGCGTGGTAGGCTAGTCTCTGACTCCGAGCTAAAAGACCAATACGCCAATGCAAAGCCATACACAAAATGGCTAGAAAACCTTATCAAAATCGAAAAACTAGAATCTAGCAAGCACAAGCACGAGTTTATGTCAAAAGAGAAAGTCTTGCTACTGCAAAGCGCGTTTGGCTGGAGCTATGAGGAAGTAAAAACTAGCATCTTACCTATGGCACAGCAAGGCAAAGAAAGCCTCGCTGCTATGGGGATTGACACGCCTTTGGCGGTGCTAGATTCTACCCCACAAAATCTATTTAAATACTTTAAGCAGCTTTTTGCTCAAGTAACAAACCCACCACTAGATGCTATAAGAGAAGAAATCGTAACTTCACAGAGAATCTACTTAGGACGCGAGGGCAATCTCCTAAAGCCAAATGAGACAAACTGCAAGCGAGTAAAGCTAACCTCTCCTATCATTAGCAATGAAGAGCTACACAAAATCCAAAACCTAAAAGGCTTTAGCGTAAAAACACTCTCTATTGTGTTTGACTACACCAAGCAGACTTTACAAGACGCGCTAGATTCACTATTTGCAGACGCGCTAGAATCTATCGAAAAGGGCGCGTCTATCATTATCCTAAGCGATAAAGGCATAGACAAAAATCTTTGTGCGATTCCCTCACTTCTAGCCGTATCTGGCTTGCACAACTTCCTTGTGCGCAAAAACCGCCGCACTCACGCAAGCCTCATCATAGAATCAGGCGAGCCAAGAGAGATTCATCATCTTGCGTGTTTGCTAGGATTTGGTGCGACTGCGATAAATCCGTATTTGATTTATGAGTGCTTATATCAGCTGATTTTGCAAAAAGAGCTGGAGATTCCCTATGAGAAAGCATTGGCAAACTATATAAAAGCCGCCTCTAAAGGTATCGTAAAAATCGCTTCAAAAATGGGAATCTCCACTATGCAAAGCTACAATGGTGCGCAAATCTTTGAGTGCATAGGCATAGGCTCACAAGTCATTGAGAGGTATTTCACTTCCACGCCTAGCAAGATAGAGGGTATAGGGCTAGAGGACATTGAAGCAGACTATCTGTGCGTGCACAAAGCCGCCTTTAGCGCACCACAAATCAACGCCCTGCAATCAAAAGGCGCACACAAATGGCGAGCAGGATATAGCAATGAAGCAAGCACCGCAAACACACATTCTGCAAGCACTCACTCTTGCGACAAAGAGGAGCATTTGCTTGACCCTATGGCGATTTTTCGCTTACAAGAAGCCTGCAGGCGTGGAAGCTATGAGCTTTTCAAAGAATACACAAGTATTATAGATTCTAAGCTAGTAAATCTACGAGACGCACTTGAGCTAGACTTTAGCGAAGCAATTAGCCTTGATGAGGTAGAAAGTATAGATTCTATCATCAAGCGGTTTAAAACAGGTGCGATGAGCTATGGCTCTATATCCAAAGAAGCTCACGAATGCCTAGCAATCGCTATGAATAGACTAGGTGCTAGAAGCAATAGTGGCGAGGGTGGCGAAAACGCAGAGAGATACAAAAAAGAACCAAATGGAGATTCTAAATCAAGCGCAATAAAGCAAGTCGCTAGCGGACGATTTGGCGTAAATATCGAATACCTTGCCAACGCAAAAGAAATCCAAATCAAAGTCGCACAAGGCGCAAAGCCGGGCGAGGGTGGACAGCTCCCGGGGTTTAAAGTATATCCTTGGATAGCTAGGGCTAGACACTCTACCCCCGGTGTCGCGCTTATCTCGCCACCACCACACCACGATATTTACTCTATTGAGGATTTAGCCCAACTAATCTATGACCTAAAAAACGCAAACCCTCACGCAAATATCTCTGTCAAACTTGTCGCAGAATCTGGCATAGGCACAGTCGCTGCTGGCGTGGCAAAAGCAGGGGCAAATATTATCCTAGTTTCTGGCTATGACGGGGGGACGGGAGCAAGCCCCAAAACTTCTATTGCCAATGCTGGAATGCCTTGGGAGCTAGGACTAGCAGAGACTCATCAAACGCTGATTCTAAATGGACTTAGAGAGCGAGTGAGGCTAGAGACAGATGGCAAGCTGCTAAGCGGGCGGGATTTGGCTATCGCTACGCTACTAGGTGCAGAAGAATACGGCTTTGCCACCGCACCACTTATTGTTATGGGTTGCACGATGATGAGGGTGTGTCATCTAAACACCTGCCCATTTGGTATCGCTACGCAAGATAAGCTACTTAGAGAGCGATTTGCTGGCAAGGTAGAAGATGTGATGAATTTTATGCGATTTATCGCTGAAGAGCTACGAGAATATATGGCTAGGCTTGGGTTTCGCACCATAGATGAAATGGTAGGGCGTGTAGATAAATTGCGACAAAAAAAGTTATCAGGCAAAGCCTCAAAAATCAACCTAGATAGAATGATAAAAAATCTACCCACCTATAACCAAACCGCCACTTATTGTAAAGATTTCAAAGACAATAAGCTAGAAAAAACGCTAGATTCTACCATACTGCTACCTTTGTGCAAAAAAGCTCTCCAAGAGGAGCGCAAAACAAATCTAGCACTAGAAGTTTCAAATCTCTCACGCACATTTGGTGCTATGCTTTCTTATGAAATCACAAAAATCTACGGCGCAAAGGGGCTAAAAGAGGACACTATCCACATAAAAGCCATAGGCAGTGCGGGCAATAGCTTTGGAGCATTTCTAAACTACGGAGTGAAGCTAGAAATCATAGGCGATGCAAATGACTATCTAGGCAAAGGCTTAAGTGGTGGCAAAATCATCGCTCGCATAAGTGAGGAATCCTCTCTAAGCCCTGAGGAAAACATAATCGTAGGCAATGCTTGCCTATATGGTGCAACCGCAGGGGAAGTCTATCTAGATGGCATAGCAGGGGAGAGATTTTGCGTGCGAAATTCTGGCGTGAGCGCGGTAGTGCTAGGTATGGGAGTGCACGGGTGTGAGTATATGACAGGTGGGCGCGTGCTATGTCTAGGCGATGTGGGCGAAAACTTCGCAGCAGGTATGAGTGGGGGCTATGCTTTTGTGCTAGGACAGCACAATATCCCGCGTGTAAATGCCGAGCTAGTAGACATAAAAGAGCTAAGCAAAGAAGATGAGCGCGAGATAAAGCAAATGCTACAAACCCACATTGACTACACAGGCTCAAAAAAGGCAAAAGAAGTGCTAGGGCGATTTAACAAAAATGACTTTTTTAAGATTTTGCCACGCGATTATGAGGTGGCATTGCGCGCATTGCAATCGTGCAAAAACGAGCCAAATCCCGAGCTAGCGGCGTTTGAAAAAATCACAAAAGCATCAAAAAAATAA